CGCGCCGACGGTGTCGCCTTTTTGAAGGTTCGCCGTCGGCGAGCAGCCCTTCTGGTTTTCATTTGAATTGCCAATTATTGCCATCCCTTCCGCCTCGTTACCCTGCCGGCGTTGTCGTCGTTCTCTCCCTCacttcgtcgtcgtcgtcgtttgTTGTTAAATTCATTACGAGGTGCTCTCTCCCTTTATGCCCTGTGATTCTCTGCgcgttattgttattttaatttaatttgccCAACGTTTGTTTGTAGTAGCACTCGACAATTCAAGAGGAAACGGATCTTGTATAAAGTTAAGGAGGgaggaaaaagaaattttatgttaCAGTAATAGGTATATTTAAGATTATGTTAAGAGTTAAGCAACAATacacaatttttaactttacatTTATGTCCTTGTATAGTTGTCATTTTATCATTGTAGGTATGCGTAcctaaagtattttttttagtccACTGGATTTCCGTATTTTCAAACAATAGAAATCCGTTGGTGGTCGTCTTTTGTTTCTTATTGGGTAACGAACGCGTATATTCCATCTCTTTCTCTATGCGAGGCGCGTTTATCGAAGGTTTTCCCGTCAAAAGACTTCCGATAACGTCCGGTGGTGGACGCTGTCAAATCTTTAACTTTACTCTCCCGTTCGCTGCGCTACCGATATCGAAAAACTTAAAAGTTCAATATCGAATAATTCAAACTCGGTGGGACATATCCGGTGTAATATAAAGCAATATATTCGAAAGAGAACGGTGTGCTCATCACCGGGAGTCGCTCTCCCGGAAAATCGTACGCGACGCGTATATATCCATGGCAACGCGCGCCCGTCGCCTGGATATGAATATTTCATGGCATACATTTTCATACTTTATTGAATGTGTCACCTGCGATTAGAAACAATGTACCTGTCCCTTCCATAAAACAGGGCAGATAACGCACCCTTCGAAATGTCCCTTTTTCGTGTCCCAACCCAACCTTCTCGAGGTTTTCCTCCTTATATAGTCGGGGATCCCACCCCGACGCTTTTCCTGATTACTTCGTCACGGAACCATCGGCATCGTTACGACACCGAAACTGATGTTATTAACGCCACCGTTCGGCCCTTTAGGGTCGTCTTTagtcttcttttttatttttctactgCACCAGGACTTTTTTACACTCATTTTAACTGTCGTAGTAGAACATTACACAAATTAACATgacaataaaagttgttagGGAAccaaaaagtactttttttcATACTAGTGTTAAAAGTAAGACTAGGAAAtagttatttaaacaatttcaaaacgtttttcataattttaaattatttttaattaaatctagaCAACAGATTTCTGCACATTTACCCTTTACTGGGTAACTCTTCTTCTTCCAACACTATAGTCTTCTGTGGCCGTTGGCTTGCATCACAACACCTTTCTAGATGCTTCAGCCATGTTATTCTCTGTGCTTTTATGTGTCGCGCTATGTCTGGTCGAATTCGTGGTTCCTTCTTTTTCTCTACGTTCAATTAGCATCTTTTATCGGTCATATGTTCACTGACCTTAAATGTTCGTTCTTTAATAgccaaatttaatgattttcttaatttaataaataatattcaagCTGATATAATTACATTATCTGAAACTTGGCTAACCGAAGATGTTAATTCTGaggagttaaaaataaataattttaatttgtttcgcCAAGATCGTCATTCTCGAGGTGGAGGAGTAGcagtttatattaaaaaacaagttaatGCTTCATTAATTGGTACGAATGTTGCAATTGACCATAATAAACTAGTTTATGCCATAGGGGCAGTCTACCGGGCACCTAGAGTAGGAGTAATAgaatatttgaatattttggaGAGCACAGTCATCGAAATTTTGCCAGTAGTCTCCAAAATGATTATATTGGGTGATTTAAATATCAATTGTCTTCAATTAGAAACTCGTGCATCGCGTAATTTAGTGGATTTATGGAGGCTTTCAGTCTTCCCCAAGTAATCTCCACCCCCACAAGAGTTACATCGTCATCATTAACATTGCTTGATATTATTATGGTATCTGACCCTGAATCAGTAATCGATACAGGTGTTGTATCTTCAGATGGGCTATCGGATTATGAAGTAATAttctgtacagggtgtcccaatttcgatatccgcataggctatctccgaaactaaaagagatagaaaaaaagtagcttacatgtcatgatctcgtttttcgagaaaatgctaatgccgaaaactccgaacagctatcgtcttttgttttcgccctatcggcaaaaactgaaaattttgcgaataCGACATtcaaatatctcacttattattaaagatggagtattataaataaaacattatatgggctactttttacgaagaattcagtggcgtaggtagaatttttttcccagcttttattttcgagattttagacgtaactttatttttttaaatggaaaccatagttggctatgacttaaaataatttgttattttcttctgataacaaatatatatagtttgtagggtatatttcttatggttattgaataattaacaaaaattcattttgttctgtctaaaactaatgtatgtatttaaaagttaatgttgctatggtgataaccacacatactatgatggaacataatgtatcaaataattgccaaagtttgtatttaaaaattcgatatcaactctggcattatgcaCCAGcgtgttaagtgtcaaagtataacaaaactgaataaaactttacaatgaatttcgaaaattatgaaaaatgtatcATGATGGAATGcgatatgttatcagataagaatgcgacgttagccgcggaattttatttcacaagatatccagaaagaagacaaccgcacgtacgaaccttcagccggtcagcagaaaatttaatagatatttggtccttccccaaaccacatacaaaaacataccaaaatgacctgcaagagaaagtgcaacaagacgtctgacccaaaagacaccgctcccgaatatgaaagaaaaataactataaaccatacaaagcggggctaactcattatttacgtgcctgagatgtcaatcgaagattagaattttgtagatgatatttaaaaatattaaataatctgctgtttgttcaaaatgtaatctggaccgatgaagtctctgagtgttcaaagaagattggggttcaatgtatggtgtgcccttttagataatagaattttggcatatagtatctaccataaaaacttaaactcagggaaatacctcaatatattaaggcagcacattgagcctttggacgacaatttgccactaaatatgtctcaaatgatatattttcaatatgacggagcaccagcacataatgccagagttgttagtgaatttttaaatactactacaaactcaaggacagtagaatctaacaggactgctacatctattgttgtgacagcctacccgcaaactacgtcacaccattttccacgcctagctgttgttatggtctatgcgtttgctgtgtgtttttagaggttatatcctagacgtattcatattagttttgaagttttatgtttttagacgtattaatgtctatcatataacttctaaaaacatagacagttatcaggcgtggcaaatagtgtgacgtagagtgcgggcaaccaacccgtagtcgactacaaaaatacactggatgtagcagtcctgttagattctactgtccttgctacaaactttggcaataattggaaacaatgcattccctcatggtatggttatcaccataacaacattaagttttaaatacatacaatagttttagaaagaacaaacaaaattgatacattatattccatcatagtatgtatggttatcaccatagcaacattaacttttaaatacatacattagatttagatggaacaaaatgaatttttgttaattattcaataactataagaaatataccccacaaactatatatatttgttatcagaagaaaataacaaattattttaagtcatagccaactatggtttccatttaaaaaaataaagttacgtctaaaatctcgaaaataaaagatgggaaaaaaattctacctacgccactgaattcttcgtaaaaagttgcccatataatgttttatttataatacaatatatctttgataataagtgaaatATTCgtgattgtcgtttttgcaaaattttcagtttttgccgatagggcgaaaacaaaagacgatagctgttcggagttttcggcattagcattttctcgaaaaacgagatcatgatatgtaagctactttttttctatctcttttagtttcggagatagcctatgcggacatcgaaattgggacaccctgtacactaAACATTGATGTGACCATTAAGAGTCTATAATTAAGCACCTTCAGGAGctacaaaaattttgattatcaaTCATTTTGCAATAATCTTTACGCGATTCcttttttttgagatttttgaCATACCTAACGTCAATGAGAAGGtgtcatttttgacaaataGTATTTTACAAGTAATACAGTGACATGCTGTGATGATCACGAAAAAGCTTGTTTTCATCTTCTGTCGGCATGGTCTATGCGTCGCATCTCTATATTATTGTTGGTCTTATTAATAGTGCGAACTTATCATTAGGTGTTTGTATGCACTTATTGCCACTAAACATTCTAATCTCGATTTCATCAGTGacattatttgttttttttttgctctggATTCCTAATGTATGAAGCTTTGTATTCGGTcgaatgaataatttaatgtGTTGAGGTACTCTGGATCTTCTTCGTGCTCTTATGGACTccatatattttgttttgggtgcattttgttagTTATGAGTCCTACTTTTGAGGTTTCTTTTGGGAGTTGAGCAAATTTTGTCCTTAATTCTCCCTTAGTAAACTATGTCATCTGCATCATCGTACCATTCATTTAGTGTCTCCTATTCTTCTACTATtctatctttttgtttttcgtgttgtaaaattgcaaaaaagtcCTCTACTGTTTAATTCTaaattcttttcgttttcCATGTTCCTGTATTCATTTATTTGTTgctttctaaatttattttatttgttgtagAAATCCTGTGAGTCAATTTTACCTGCACCAGGAAGTAGTCTGAGTCACAGTTGGCATCTCGGTATGTTTCAACATCGTTTGTAGAAGAAGCTCATCACTTAGATATTAAGACGTGGTCGAATTGGCTGCACTCATCCATACTTGGGATTATCGATGCTCCAATACCATCAGGGTGCATCTTGAGCTGTTCCTTAGACCATTCTGTATCCAGAACGGAGCTCCCCtgtcaatgtggaggtttcaTTTTGTGTTGAGTCAGGTGATTATTTTCTGGATTTTTTGAGAACATATAACGATACATCTCTATTTTCAACTGAATTTTAATAGCGTGAAGCTATATAAATCTtcgataaattttattgtaattataattatcCAATAAATTTCTTGTACTTATagacaaattacaaaaactagTTTTGGCTTTAAGTTACGCAAAGTCGTAACTTTGATCGGAGAGTTGCCCTAAAAGTCGTAAAGAAAGGTTAACTGTGTGTCGTCCCGGTGTCAAAATATTGACGGGGGCCGGGTGGTTCGTTAGCCGGCTTATAAATCTCGTTGAAGATAGGAACCCGCGGCGGGACGGGTTGATCGCAAATCTGGCTAATTCCGAGACTTGCACATTGATTTGCGACCGTTCCCGTCGGTTCGAAAAACCGAAACGCAGTAGTAGGCCGCGCGATGTCGGCAAAAGATTAATCCGGAGGCCCCGGATCCCACAACAGTGCGTGTTTCGATCCCATTTCTGTCCACTAATTGCGATTTcgcttatttaaattttttgaagcaATAAACTTTATTCGCGTTTTTTTGTcgttaaattgaaaaaaatccaaaaataaataaaccgaTTCAAATCGATTacaaaaattggattttttttttggtttgcGAGGGATTTTGAAGAACCAATcggagatttttttttggtataaaacGCATATGCGTGTCGTCTCTAATTAATGCTCCCTTTTTAATATTCATCGAGAGCGAAAACACGGGAAGCCCAGCTACTGTTAATTTATGACGAAAAACTGAggcattaattaaatatacatCTTGGCTACCCGATCCCCGCCTTTTTCTCCTTTCCAATTGCTACATTTCACGCAGCTTTCCGCGTTAAATCATTCTTAACCCCTTTTCATAATATCAACTTTACATAAAAAACACAAACGAAAAAAGAAACACCAtaagaaaatgttgtttttttgGATGTTTTGACGTGTACACCAAAATATTTggtttattaattgtttattgatACCTGTtagatgataaagtttgtgaAATTTGAGAGAGTAAAAGTTGCGACATCTGTTGCACGTGATGTGAAGCTCGTGCGACGGTGCTGCGCCGCGGCGTAAACGTCGCGCGCCTATGAGTTACGGCCGTTAAAAGTTTTACAGTGTGTGCCGTTTTACGAGCGCATACTTTTCGCCCCGCGCGCGCACGAGTTACGACCGCGCGACGAGGTTTTATCGCGATACAGGCGGTTTTTCGGTTCCGTACCCGATGCGGAGATGATAAAACCGTAATTTGTGGGTTTGCACAGTTTACTGCCGTGCCAATGGAACAGACTCAAATTACACTATATGATCATCAGATACATTTTGTacccaaaaaaagaaaaaagaatctTAATTCCAAATACCTAAATCGTTACAGTAAATTATTCAAGATGTTTTTGTAGGTTATAGCTGGCAAGATTTATTATGTCAAACTTGCTCTTTTAGACACtatgaagtaaaaaaaaatcaaaatttgcaAAACTCGCTGAAGTGTTGAGACATCGATGCTTTTGATCATCGATGACTCATAGATTAGGGTATCACAAAGCCTGTATGTCTTCTCCAAACTACTACTCTAggagtttaaacattttatcgATCCGATAGGGTTGTGCACTGTGCTCATGTAGCACATCTTGTCAAAATCTTAGTCACTTTGGATAACAGGGATGAGAATCTAAAAACAGGTACTAGTGGGGGATACATtggacaatttttgttcttgttATTATACAgtgtgatttattagctcaccatcaaactttgataTACATATGTCAAATGTCAGTTTTTTGcaaggtttaattattacatacaagaagaaactcaaaatgtatgcttatagcactgaagagtatgctgatataattttcaGCATACTCTTCATTCATTTTCAGCATAATCAGTAcgagaatatcaagaaagatttccaagcgtcatttgccatattattcagtttttgaCGATTCTTTCAGAAAACTTCGGTAATCCTGCTCCAGCAAAAGCTATTCGACCGCATATAGTTAATGTAGAGGACgaagaagctgtaattaatgctGTCATTAGATAATCCTTCCATTAGCACTCGAAGAATAGCACACAATATACatgtaagtcaaaattttTCATGGCGCATATTGAACCGCGAAGTCCTTCATCGTAAACAGAATGTTCAAGCTCTACAgccaggagataatcagcaacggttagcattttgtgaatggttattgcagcaacatgcccaaaataatgacttcatttcaaatgttctctggacagatgaatcatgttttatacgagatggtataaataattaccataatgaaTACATCTGGGCATTACAAAATCCGCATGCGATTAGATcaaggaaatttcaacaacgtttcagcatcaacgtttggggtggaatatttaacaacaatttactacgtttgcatgtacttgatggacgtttgaacgctgtaaattacagattttttttgaacaatacactttttgattaacttgaagatatacctcgtaatgtaattcaaaatatgtggtaccaGCACGATGGTGCCCCACCTCATCGCGGAAGAGTAGTTGTCGAGTggttaaaccaatattttccaaacaagtggattggtaataatggtccatttgcttggccacctagatcccccgaccttaatccgttggatttctacttatggggtcatatgaaacaaattgtgtatcaagtggAAAATAACACACGAGAACTGTAAGCGAACGTTTAAGTGTACTTTGAATATTATATTACCATTATTGTTGGATTTAGATAGGATTTTCCGAGAGCTTGATTTTGCTATTTATAGGATAAAGCATGCCttttcaaaaacttaatttCGTATCCATTACTTAACTTTTCAGTTACTTGAgcaatacagggtgtcccgttaagcgtacggagcggctgtatctctagaacggtaaggccaagaggtttgggaaaaaaatccttataagcaaagtgaccaagagaaatagctggaaattattttgaagttcgtaattcgaccgctagggggcgtaactgccattgagaaacataaagttgccgctatctcagaaacttagacgatgagctataactttgacaacatcatttaatagcttggataataccgcatcgcttttgttttgcgatatttctcatatctgtcataataagggaggggaaggccaatgcgttttcatatgtttacattttaatatctcctacaccattcaaccgatttgaatgttttcggtgttgtttgaaagagcattttatgctctttttaaagatattttcagtaagaccgtctgctttaacacaaatgagctagaggacgttatctgcagcgattacatatttttgtgattttttaagaaaagttaaatggaacgatactatttacttcacagacccttagttaccttaaaatttgctaaattttagtgaaaaccgcatctcgatatcgccacccgttctcgagttatagaagaaaatgttaaaaactcgagtgccatcaatcggatccagttacctcatcgagaaaaacaaatcacattaccatggtaactgtaaacatgtcatttactaacgcagaagcgtatgatagagcgtatgatgatttattttcaatgtttcgaatacgatgcaactgcatggcaaaaatgtgcaatgcaattacgacaaagaaagacatttttctctagaagtgtttttaagattgacttagcgattacggaaaactggcaacgtgtagcccattcagacatctctatgaattcgtaaatcatattggtgcgcaatgtgatcccacataatctgggaactccgaaaacaattgtccacaagagttctcaagagaataatatctccaccacgttgttttacatcaggccttaacagataccgattatgataacagactgaactattaccattgactgttaaatatgatttgggcaaatccaaaccttttatcacaaatgctatggatgcatgaggcatctgtccacaagctgatgtaaacttgcataatatgcattcttggtttgagcaaaacccacattgctttcacccctttatctattgggtagactaaacgacctgacttttcaagaaaagccaataaccagggaaaatatgacaaaacactaaatatcagtaaaaacgtgtccagggAAGAGACTTAGCAGCgctttttttcgtcgaaactagattaaataaatgcatcgaggtttatgtaaGACATTTCGAACATTAGTGAGCTATTttagccaaaaatttaagttattctaagtgtttcggtttattttgttttattatcattgttgatgtttcattgatccgttggcttttcaacacgcctcaaaagtagttttgaagcagttctaagcttggataaagtgtgaaggaaggttatagataataaaattttgttatctcTTATTtctttcctaaggtaacttgatccgattaagatatacgaatttttaacattttcttttataattctagaatgaatggagatatcgagatgcggttttcactaatatttagcaaatattatggtgattaacggtctgtgaagtaaatagtaccgttccatttaactttttttcaaaaatcacaaacatatgtaaccgctgcagataacgccctctagcttatttgttttaaaccaagaggtcttactgaaaatatcttttaaaagagcacgaaatgctctttcaaacaagaccaaaaatattcaaatcggttgaatggtccaggagatattaaaatgtaaacatatgaaaacgcattggcctccccctcccttattatgacagatatgaaaaatattgcaaaacaaaagtgatgcggtattatccaagctactaaatgatgttgtcaaagttttagctcatcgtctaactttctgagatagcgggaattttatgtttctctatggcagttacgccccctagcggtcgaattacgaacttcaaaataatttccagctatttctcttggtcactttgcttataaagatttttttcccaaacctctaggccttaccgttgttgagatacagccgctccgtacgcttaacgggacaccctgtatattgccTCATTGAACCGAAAACTTTGGCAATGATAAAATTACCCACGTCAATTTCTCTAGCGTCCTCAGATTCatgtgaaaaatttaaatcgtcATCAGAAGATAGTTCTAAATTTCCATTCTTTACACTGCTCATCAGACGATTTGTCATCCAAAACATTCCCCGTTGctttatctttttcaaaaatctttcTTCCTTGGCACCTCATCATCAACAATTCGCCTCTTCgacttttggttttaatgtCTTACGCACCTTCTTGTCTTTCCTACTAGCTATTTCATCTTTTTCGTGCGTGTCAGTGGCGATAATACTTTTCCTTTCTTGGGGTCCACGTTTTGTGGTTTTTCTTTCACCTGCTTTGGGAAATAATCTTGAGGGGAGACAAATGGTGTAGCTTGAGATGTTGAACTGCTTGTACTTGTTTTGTTCGTCCGTTTTTCCAACAGGCAAAGGTCTATCCGTTAAATAAGACGACAAACAGTCTTCCTCTGTAAAAGCTGGTCTATCAAAAGGCGAAATAAGcctaaaaattttctaatactttaataaaattgtcaCTGGTCATCCAGTCTGATTTATGTATCAGTCCAATATCGCCGGTCGTATCAGGAACACCTTCcataattcttttttggtaGAGATGGTAGAGTTATGCCATTGGTACCTATTATTCCCACTTATTCTTACTTCACCATGTTCTCTTGAGGTTACTTGTCCTATTTGATGCTGATCTTTTTTGTCGATTATTTTCTGAACCTTCTGAACCGTGGTGATAACGGTGTGAAAAAGACACACTCTATGAcataaagtttgttttttaaaactagaaataaattcctctaattaaaaaaaaaatttttcacattttctgaATTGAAGCTAGTCAACCTATCTTGTAACCTCGGAAGTTCTAATGGATAATGACGAGTTTCTCTTCATAAACCCTGAAAAGCAATCTTCACCCGCCATTTCATTTATAGCCCATGTCTCGGGCATTTTCATAGAATTCTTTTGAACATATTCAATTGCTACTCCTCTTACGGCTTTTGGTGTTAAACCATGAGACATGTTATTACATTGCAACAAGTATTCCACAAGTTTAGCTTAGTATTCTTTTTGCCAAGTTTAGAAATTCATGAAAACCGCTAAAAACTATGGATATTGCCAAATCAaaggaaacttaaaaaattctgAGGACCTTTATAAATTCCAAGTTATTCCaagttatattatattattactttttcaaggttattgttaataataatgaaatatgtcaaaatttgtcaaaataaaatatgttgaaaTCTTTCGTTCTTCATCACCGCCTATACATAAAACTCCTTAAtgggttattttcaaaacaacAAGAGTGGGATAGTTCTGATAACAAGAAGGTTGAACCTAAACCGATCAATCAACAGCAATCCACCTACAGACCGTATAGTAACCATATTAATCGCACAGATTCAATTCATATATCGAATGAGAACAATATGGACGCAACAACATGCATTGTTACTGCACAAGGTGATGAAAATGCTCCTGGATCTATCAGTGGATTAGATAGATTGAAAAACCCCATCACAAATAAGGGCCAAGCTTTTACTATTGAAGAAAGGCAAGCTTTAGGTATCCATGGATTACTTCCACCGGctgtaaaaaatattgaagacCAATTAACGCAAGTTGATGCacttttaaaacgtttagaaaaacctcttgataaatttttatgcattatgaatttatatgatttaaatagaaatttattctttaaatattttcgtaaaAACATAATGAGTGTGATGCCAATAATTTATACTCCAACTATTGGTGAAGCCTGTTTAAATTACAGTTTGATTTTCGATCGTCCCCGTAACCTTTATATTACTATTTATGATAAAGGGAACGTTTTCAATGTGTTAAAAAATTGGCCTGAAAGAATTATAAAATTCATCGTAGTCACTGACGGTGAAAGAATTTTAGGTTTGGGTGATTTAGGAGCTAACGGAACTCCAATTCCTATTGGAAAATTAGCTTTATACACAGGAATAGCCTCAGTAAAACCTCACCAATGTTTACCAATCACCATAGATGTCGGTACGAATAACAAAGCATTGTTAGCAGATCCTCTTTATATTGGACTTAAACAAGAAAGAGTTCGAGGAAAAGATTATGATGATTTAATAGATGAATTTATGGAAGCTGTTGTTCATAGATTCGGCGTGAACACTTTGATTCAATTTGAAGATTTTGGAAACAGTAATGCATTTagattgttaaataaatatcgAAATCAATATTGTTGCTTTAACGATGATATTCAAGGAACTGCAAGTGTTACTCTTGCTGGGATTTTGACTGCATTGagagttttaaagaaaaaacttacGGAATTAACCGTTGTCTTCTTTGGAGCTGGTGAAGCTAATATAGGTATCGGAGAATTATTAACCATGGC
This genomic stretch from Onthophagus taurus isolate NC chromosome 7, IU_Otau_3.0, whole genome shotgun sequence harbors:
- the LOC111418901 gene encoding NADP-dependent malic enzyme-like → MLKSFVLHHRLYIKLLNGLFSKQQEWDSSDNKKVEPKPINQQQSTYRPYSNHINRTDSIHISNENNMDATTCIVTAQGDENAPGSISGLDRLKNPITNKGQAFTIEERQALGIHGLLPPAVKNIEDQLTQVDALLKRLEKPLDKFLCIMNLYDLNRNLFFKYFRKNIMSVMPIIYTPTIGEACLNYSLIFDRPRNLYITIYDKGNVFNVLKNWPERIIKFIVVTDGERILGLGDLGANGTPIPIGKLALYTGIASVKPHQCLPITIDVGTNNKALLADPLYIGLKQERVRGKDYDDLIDEFMEAVVHRFGVNTLIQFEDFGNSNAFRLLNKYRNQYCCFNDDIQGTASVTLAGILTALRVLKKKLTELTVVFFGAGEANIGIGELLTMAMIEEGIPENEARKRLWFIDSKGLIVKDRPEGGITEHKKPFAHDAPPLKNLIDVIKTYKPDVLIGAASIPGIFTKEVLQTMAAQKEIPVIFALSNPTSKTECTAEEAYTHTDGRCLFASGSPFPPVTYNGKTYISGQANNSYIFPSIAMTASLTGVRHITDSLFLKTASILSKAVKDEDLEKGCLFPPIRELTQLSEHVVTKLVEFAYEEGMATVCPEPKDKRAYLQSQAYQTDYVPAILPSYPLHC